The Tigriopus californicus strain San Diego chromosome 10, Tcal_SD_v2.1, whole genome shotgun sequence region tcctgtatcggtatatcaaacccgaaaagaatatttaaaaaaaaatctggtgTGAGTAAGCAAGATATAACGAAGAAAGTTACTGATTAGTGTGTGATCGATTCTATCATTAAGACTGCATTTTATCTCATGACTAGAGacctcaaaacatttttaaaaaatgtattcgtattaaatatttgccaattttgggGCATGATAAATAATCAGATGTTTCAACATTCTTCGATTTTGACCTAGAAAGCCACTATTTCACCTACATGATACTGTTATATCagttcaaaaatatatatgaGCTCATTATActctaaaattgaaacatcaGTAATAACTGAAACGAAAAATAAGATAGTTCAACGTTTCATTTCGAACAAAAATAGGGGGATCAGATTCGCCTCGAAACTCTCCACATTGAAAACGGATTCCTCACGAATTTTGGTAATAGCATAAGAAACGTcgatcttttcaattaaaggcaggtcttttgttgttatttacttgtaaagtgatttgttttaaagttatgttgtcaaaagcttacgcagttgaccaagagcaggccgaaaatttgaattttatgtagtgtttgctACTTAACTTTGGCCACTTTCTGCAAAACCGCAACCTACATCGCTAGAAGTCCGGCGATAAACtaaatgaatgcaaatttgttaTGAGAACGGTTTTTTTCACAACTCTCAATATGTGAGGtaatcaaagaacatcaaagtTAATGTCTGTAAATGGATCAACTATCttaatttttgcttccgttcgcagtccacatctctaaaAGTCCCTGGCTTTGGGCAGGTTGTttgtgatgtttgtttaaATTCTCCCTCCACTAAATGCCCATTGCCCAAAATTAGGGTGCTCCTCtatatttttccttaaatttaaTTTACCTCACATGACCgattctttcaaaatgaagttgaagATCGGGAAAATATGCTCTCCATACAACGGGAGAATTAATGGTACCTCAATTAGTGTGTTTTTTGTAGTAATTTTAGCCACTGTAACAGGAAGGAAGATGTGAGGGGACTAGGTCGATGAATTAGGTTGTGATTGTAATATCAGGATGTCATGGGCCTGAATTTCGTCTTTGTATTGCAAGCATTCTTGATTTGGGTGTTTGATCCGCTGCAATTGTCGATGAATTAGGTTGCGATTGTAATATCAGGAATATCCATTGATGGAAGGTAAATATTGTGTCAAAAATGTACAAATGTGAGTATTGAATGAGTCAGTGCTCAGGGTTTGATAAGAACAAAATAGAAAACAAGTTGGAACCATACAAGATGGCTTTTCCAACCGTCCAATAGTTTTGATTTTACAGGGCAATAAGAAATGAAGGATTGTCCACTTATGTTCAAACTTGCAGAGCAAGTAGCATTGCCAATagttcaatgttttgatgagCCTCAACAGAATTATTGCATTTAATCATGatgccttactttttgcaacCATAATTATCGAGAGGTAGTTGTTACATACAAAAATAgggaaactttgttttttcacTATCTTCCcaattttgtacctttttcattattttgatcacataaaaatgacattttgtggctcaaaacatcactttcatATCCACCCTCTAGTTTTGACTTATGATTAACAGACTGCTTACAAGGATGGATGTAATTGGTATTCGTTTAATGAGTACCTTGTGATGATATTGTCATAAGTGAACAACTTGATGATTGGAAGACaatatttgaattggtttACGCTCACGAATTTCAAATCCTCAGATAAGAAAACGAGGGGCTGCGTGAATGCAATTCCTCCTCAAAAGTGATAGCCACCCCCAAACCATTGTACTTTATTCGCTGTTATTTACTGTATTATTTCTACTTCAATGGTACAATACTGTAGTAGAGCAATATCCATGGCAGTACACAGTGGTACCCGcaacactgataaagtttttgtgcaaatgctaAAACTTctagtaacgattttcgttgttattgaaacaaaaggaacaacttttgtaaaatatcatttcgtattttagctcagattagtatattaatccacttcaaacctacaaagagataatattttaaagaacgtaatcaatagatgttgggagtaaccttacttgcgtttccaactacaattttatccaaatcaatttATGGATGTCGGATGTCCTGTTTCAAATCCGGCGGGTCTTTTCCAGGTTGCGGGAGTGGGTTAAAAACCAAAAACGAGTTTCGCTTGAGAATCACTCCGCCATTTTTGGGAATTAAGCCATCAAcaccagggatgagaaattattaaaagccattttctaccacctggcagaaattggtggcagaaaatggcagaaattggtccaaaataagtggcagaaaatggcagaaaatggccaaaagtggcagaaaatgtaATTATTTGTATTATtgtaaatcatatttttctaGTAgttacgatcacttccgttcattattaagcctacctgtatatagttttgacacgttgggatgggtattttgcatcgaatgtgagatacaaccactaaacgtaCTAAACGTGGTatgtgatcgagtttgaattttgccaccgcaatcgattggagtcagggatgccacttGATCtaagtttttttaaagtcaaaatgacggcaattgcatttaaaaaaaagttatatcgtattcaataataATTTTTATGATTGTAAAAAGAAGTGtaagtgttgtggctaggccttggatgctgcaagtggtctatggatactgttatcaattcaatcaaccatcaaacagtataaatatcgatatttgaggaacattttgcatttcagccaatgctatatcaatatgctttgtagcaaaagacacttcaagaacttatccaacccatatgatccttcttgtctttgacatcttttagaatcaagatcggtcATTCTAAACACcagcggccatttttgaccaccttccagcaatttctgccactttctgccactttctgccactttctgccactttctgccattttctgccactttctgccattttctgccattttctgccacttgtggcagaaagtggcagaaattcgatcaatctcgatttttcccatctctGATTAACACCCCACTCTAAATACATTTCTGTTATACCCAATTTGCCGAACTACCTGATAAAGCCTTGttttgaatatatggttgaaTTCTATCGGTGCTGGTTCATGGGGTGGTAAGACAATTGAATAAGCGATAAGATAtcatgctttcaaagattgtacggtatttggatcaaatttgactacaaattgctctggttatatcttaaagcaattgccaagaaatgtaATGTTCCTTTTTATAAGCCTAAAACATaactgaaaatatttcacttttttgaaacaggtaGAAAACcccgaaaatagtttgcaatataaaataaaacttacttaatgtcaatatttcaccatTGTTATGCCATTCTTGTAAATcacaactttaatcaagcttgatcttgaattttgacaaaattctattaacgttgaataaaaacatcgctaatacgtagaaattaattactacaaaaagtgacaaatttgaaaattgaattgttacatgtatcgttcaaacaCTTTAGGAACATGAAAGAATAGtatagcttttggcacttaactaAAATAAAAGGCAATTTTATATGTTTGGTAAGTTTttaattgactttttttgctaatatgagcttttaaagaaatcttacagaaattggaaaatgttatttcttgtcgttttattgaaaaggacaatcatatgccttggaaataactggaaacataattaggctacttttcgatcttttaaggtgtaaaGCGCAACTTTGAACTTGACTGTTATCTCACCTGGATCGGCAGATTTGGCATAAATTCGTGTAAGGGGTCCAATGTTGAGTTCCACTGGAGATCACGTTTTCCCGTGTTTCGTGAATGACGAACTTGAcgaaaattggaaaagtgaTCTCTTTATTCGGTCTTCCTGAGTTCGTGGTTCCTGCTGCTTTCTGTTTTTGCATGAATTTCTGTACACTCGCAACAAAATGTTTATCCGGAACATCGACAAATTTCTCCACATAGGCCGACACCAATCTCTTGATAGGATGACgcacaaatatcattttgaacgCACTCTCGGGTAATTCTTCCACACCCTTGGACAAATCTAACATTGTCGAATGTAAGTTGGTCAGGTCCAACTTCTTTGGCACGCCGTGGAACATCTTTGAGAAGATCGAGTACCAAAACGAACTAGCTACCTTTGGCACGTGGCAATACGTTAAACCGGTTTGAGGCTCCATCAGAAACAAATGGTACTTGGGCCTCATGTCATGGGCCTGAATTTCGTCTTTGTATTGCAAGCATTCTTGATTTAGGTGTTTGATCCGCTGCAATTGCACCACAGCGGAATTAGGCTTGATATGTGTGTTCTGGACACGATCTGAACAGAAAAGGTAATTGGTGGAGTAAAGAAGGGCGACTCCCAgaagaaatacaaatatcACGATTAGGTTTTGCCAAGAGGAAATAGTGAGACTGAACCTCATATCGAGCCCACTTGGTGATTTTCACTTTTGGGGTTGTGGTAAAGTCTCTTCTGAGTATGAAGCACTTCATACAAAACTGATTAAATGATGAGTGTTGATCGAGAATGATTTTTGGTCGGGATATTCGGATCGTCCACACCTCCGTGAATGTTTGGATCTATTAGTCAAACATCAGCCTCTATGTCAACAATGAAATATGAGGATGGAGAGATAAGATTCATTATATCTCACACATTTGCTACAAATGCCCTTTCGTAATGTGCTTAAAccaattttttaaagtatTCCTTAGTACgtaaacatatttgaaaattttggttTCACACAAAAACGATTTTTCCCATGTCCATGAACCCCTGAAGCATGAATAAACGTCAataatcaacttttttttgttcaagtcaaCGTAGAGCTTGTTGATTGCTTGTTCATTGCTCAAATGCTTTCTTCTCAACTCTAATCTCAACCCTAATAGCGCTTAAATTAGGCTAAGTCACGAGGCCTTAcaaaattataattttttgGATTTGTTATTTCCACTTCAGGGATGATATTCCCCATTACTTGTACTATTACCATCAAGGGTGGTTTTGTAACTTTTGGAAAGGTGTTCTCTCCAGGCCTGACAGACTACATGAAAAATCAGGCAGATCGAAGTATAAACAAACCATTACACTTGGGTTTTTGAGGACCCTGGTGCGGAGCCATGTACAAATGATGAGTTTTGAGCCGGAATATCTTTTTCAGACTAAAAGAAGGGAAGGCTATGACAACAAATAAAAGCTTGTTTATTACTTGACCTAAAGCCCCTCTAATTAGACACACCCGACGTCGAGtttacgtcatcaaattcgaccgatccgattatttttttttggtttgatttgggTTTTAACGGTCTTTTCTaatcgctacagggaatgcaatcaccagaactatgaaaatgaaaggttgtaaatcgtctatttattacctttcaatatttatatgatatttggtctaccaacgaatttgagttggcagaccgagctagtccttgaatgtagggttgatttggaatgctatctaagtatttgtccaagtctgacttgaaagatgactcttagagggaagcaaattaaacaatgaaggagcccgaaaaagaagagagttggacttcattgttttgactagcctggattctcgaggacttgagagtgctctcaatacgtacattaagtctctacggtcactagaattgaccctaaattctggattgggacaaagcaagtggatgattttgaagatgtacagtatcagatacctttcgtaccttctctgaacactgcacagtcccaactgttttagtctctcccaataccaGAGCTCTCTCACTCCTGCGATGCTTTCTAGTAAAacgtctttggacttgttcaatcttttgcaaacctgctgaactaattagagcccaaatgggagaagcatattcaagatgtggctgaacaatcgacttgtacagagttagcatcgtgacactatctctggacttaaacgtgcgatacatCAAAcctcacatttgaaaagctttacccaccttcaactggctatgctcatcaaactttctattattttggagggctgcacctaaatctttcatagatgagacttgctcaatatcttaatcttcatcatctttggGTGGAGTTCTCAATGtcgttgacccaaaggtcatttcatggtgaggaatttcattccgattaaggccatattactctcagtaaccaaCAAGAAGATTCTATTTATAAGTCCTTTGACAAGGtactggaatcttggtcattcctgctcaatatctttacctccattttcTACGAGTGGAGTCTACATAGGAGTTtacccgaaggtcattgagcggaatatCATTCCGTaacccatgagtagattcgat contains the following coding sequences:
- the LOC131889019 gene encoding carbohydrate sulfotransferase 14-like gives rise to the protein MRFSLTISSWQNLIVIFVFLLGVALLYSTNYLFCSDRVQNTHIKPNSAVVQLQRIKHLNQECLQYKDEIQAHDMRPKYHLFLMEPQTGLTYCHVPKVASSFWYSIFSKMFHGVPKKLDLTNLHSTMLDLSKGVEELPESAFKMIFVRHPIKRLVSAYVEKFVDVPDKHFVASVQKFMQKQKAAGTTNSGRPNKEITFPIFVKFVIHETRENVISSGTQHWTPYTNLCQICRSRLDFVGHLETLNDDAELLIELFPALKDFVPTKTNRVKDKTEHNASLRDDKDRTRNYLAQLDPDTRKELLQIFSVDCRLFGYDCYEFGS